The genomic DNA AAATAGTCGAAAAGATAGTCAGAAAAAGCGGTTACCCTCTCCAAATTAGCTGATAGGTTAAATATTAGCCGAAATACTTTATATAACAAATTCCATAACGCCCTCCTGAGTTATCGCCTCATTCAAAAGGTTGGAGTCGTACTAAATTATAATTTTACCCTTGATTTTCCTAAAATGCAAAAGGAAGAGCAGGAAACAGGAACAGAAAATAAATCCATAACTTTAACAAACTTAGAAAGCAAGTAATGTAAGCATACACATATATCATATTTTAAAATATTTATTAGTATATATTTTATATTTATACTAATATGCTTTCTTGTTAACTTAAATCTCTATGAAACCTAAACCATTACAGAAACTTGTAGCGCGTATTCTACTAATAAGCCTTATTTCACAAAGCTGCTCTAATTCCTCTAACCTACCTATTTCAATAAAAAAGTCAACAGATGACAACCAACAAGTTGTTATTGAACAGTTAGTAAACAAGCAACTTGCCTCCAAGAAAGGTCATCTAATTACTTTTTATGAAGAAGCAGGCCAATTGCGAGTAAAATTCAAGGAAAAGGTTGGAAGCTTTAGTAGAATACATACTTTACCTGTGTATATAGAGCAAGGTATTGAGATAGCACCAGTAGCTAACTCTAAAGGGAGCCAAAATCTACTTACGCATGTGCATTTACCTAAAAACAAGCAGCCAGGCTATGTATATATAGGGAATATGGGGTTAAAAGGAGGCGTAGGGAGCGAAGATGAACAAGAGGACGAAGAGCCAAAGCAAGAAAAAAGAAAAGGTAAAAAGAGAGTGAAAGGTGAAAAAGAATATGAAAAGAAGGAAGAAGATCGATATCAGAAGAAAATAAAAGTAAGAAGAAGAGGAAAAGAAGAGCAAGAATCTGCAAAATTTAAGCGAAGAAGAGTATCACCTTATTCCTCGTTCGGAGAAGAACAAACCATAGAACAACCAGGCAAGAATAATTTAGAAGAATATCAAACCTTACTGCGATCTGGCATGGAGGGAGAAAGTGAAGCACAATTTCGGCTAGGGAGAAAGGCGTACGAAGCTTGGCAGAAGCAAGGTACAGAAGAATCTGCTCACAAAGCAGAAGTGTGGTTAAGCAAAGCAGCGGCACAAGACCATCCAATGGCAATTACTTTATTAAGAGAGCTAGCGGATAGTAGCTCTTCTGTGGAAAAGGACATTGTGCAGAGTTCTGTATCCCTTCCCATAGAGCTATGGCAAGAGATTTTTTCTTATTTAAAATTAGAAGATATTTTACCAGCAAGAATAGTTAATAAAGACTGGAATGAACTGATTACAGGCTATAGGCAAACAGGTATAGTAGGGGTTGAGAATAAGCTTAAATCAGTTGTTAATCCAACTGGCTGGGTATGGACAATAGATAAGAGAATAGATTTCAAGAACAATAAAAAGTTAAATAAGTTAACACCTGAAAGAATTTCCAGTTTTGCTTTTTATCATTTAATAAGGAATATAAAGAGTTTGCCACAAGCATTTTGGCCTCATATAAAAGGTACCAAGATTCAGAGTATTGATTTAAGCGAGAATGAGATAGGTGCCCAAGGAGCAGTTAAGTTGGCTAAATATTTACAAGATACCCAAGTACATACGGTTTATTTAAGTTTTAATGGTATAGGTGCTCAAGGAGCAGTTGAGTTTACTAAAAATTTACAGGGAACGAGGGTTCATACGGTTGACTTAAGCTGGAATAGAATAGGTGCTCAAGGAGTGGAAGAATTAATTAAACATTTACAAGCTACCAAAGTGCATACGGTTAATTTAAGGTTAAACCAAATAGGCGCTCAAGGAGTAGAAGAATTGGCTAAAAATTTACAGGGAACAAGTGTACATACAGTTAATTTAAGCGAAAATCATATAGGTGATCAAGGAGCCGAGGAATTATTTAGGTATTTACAGGGAACTCGAGTACATACGGTTTATTTAAGCTCGAACCAAATAGGCGCACAAGGGGCAGAAAGATTGGCTAAACAATTACTAGGAACCAGTGTACATACAATTGATTTAAGCGGGAATCATATAGGCGACCGAGGAGCCGAAGGATTTGCCCAGCATTTACAGAGAACTAGTGTACATACGGTTGATTTAAGCGAAAATCATATAGGCGACCGAGGAGCCATAGAGTTTGCCAAAAATTTGCAAGGAACAAGTGTGCATACGGTTTATTTAAATCATAATAAAATAGGTGCACAAGGAGCTATAGAATTGGCTAAGCATTTACAGGGAAGTAGTGTACAGAAGATTAATTTAAGCCATAATCAGATAGGTGCACAAGGAGCCGAAGGATTGGCTAAACATTTACAGGGAACCCAAGTACATACGATCAATTTATGGGCGAATCAGATAGGCGCCCAAGGAGCCGTAGAGTTTGCCAAGAATTTACAAGGAACAAATGTGCATACGGTTTATTTAGGATATAATCAGATAGGTGCACAAGGAGCTGAAGGATTGGCTAAAAATTTACAGGGAACCAGCGTACATACAGTTGATTTAACCTCGAATCAAATAGGCGACCAAGGAGCGGAAGGTTTGGCTAAGTATCTACAGGGAACACAGGTGCATACGGTTAATTTAAGTTCGAATAATATAGGCGCACAAGGAGCGGAAGAATTGGCTAAAAGTTTACAAGGAACCAGTGTACATACAGTTGATTTAAGATGGAATGATATAGGCGCTGATATACAAAGATTACTCGTGGAACAATATCCGCATATTAAATGGAGCTTTTCGCCTGTCTTCTTTTAATTTATGAAAATTTCCATCGTATTATATAAGACGCTAGCGGATGGGAGCCATCCGCTCATAGTTCTGATTAGCCAGCTGAAAGCTTAAGGAGTACTTCTCAACATGACTTTCTTGCTCGGCAAAGTTATGGGATTTTAATAAGCATGCGCCTAAAAGGAATCACCCTGATAGAAAATTACTAGAAGCCATCCTTGTGCAAAAGAAAGCTACCTATCACACGAAGCTTCTAGAACTTGCAAGTGAACAAAAATTCCTTTCCCTCCAGCAGCTGGTACAAGCAATCGAAGAGCCTAAACAAGCCTCACAAGAGCTATTCTCGTTTCTTTTAGAAGTTTGCCAAAATCTAGTTCAAAGTGGTAAAATAGGAAGAGTACGACTTTACAAGCGACTTTTAACTTCTTTAAAAGAGTTCACAGGTAGCAGGCTATTATGCTTTAGCAATACCGATATACTTTTTTTGAACCGTTACGAAGCCTTTCTCTATAAACAAGGACTCAGTGAGAACTCCATTGGCATTTATTTTAAAGTTTTAAGAGCACTCCTTAATAAAGATCCAAGCTAAGTACATGAAAGAGGAGCACTATCCTTTTGATAACTATTCGCTTGGTAAATTTAGTATGCTCAGGCAAAAGCGTGCCATGAGCCACTACCCTACTGACATATATCAACTTAAAGATTAAAATTTTAGAAATCTTTCTCTTTACTACAATCATACTTTAAATTTGCAGAAAGTATTTGATATCTATTTTATGTTATAAGTACTGGTTTAGTTTTAGCTGTCCCCACTACTTTATAAAAATCCAATAGAATAAATATACATCCAATTATTGGCAAATGAAGTTAAAGACATACATTCTTTGACTAATAACTTATTACTTTATATGTTTAAAAATAAAAAATATATTTTACAAACTTTATTAATCATATGCTTGCCTGTCTCACTTATATATGCAGCTCCACGTTATAATAAGAGACAAAATAATGGTTTTTCATGGGAAAGCACACGATTAAGTTTAGAATATGGATTTGGTGTAGTTCCATATGCATACATGACTCCCACACATAAATTTAAAATTAGGGGAACTAAGGCTCCCATCAAAACTAAATTTAACCATAACCTGAAGATGCTAGCTGGTTATAGTTTTGCAATTTCAGAGAAGCGCAGAATAGGTTTTGAAGCAGGAATAGGCTATGGTTTTTCTAGAGTTACCAGAATACCAGAATTTGAAATTATCTTCACAGAAAACCATTTAAAGTTACCATTACTCATATCCATTACAAAGGTTTATGATATATCATTTTATTTTGCATATAGCCTCATACTAGGATACGAATTTAATATCATCCTAACATCTGACTATAAACAATCAGGGGATTACTATGAGTTGCCCGTTTCTATGCAAGGGGATCAGAATGTTAAAAAATCCGTAGCTAATTTTTCTCGGTTTTCTGGTGTTATTTTATTAGGCCACCGTGCTGACTTTCCTAAAGGAATTTATGCAGAGCTTAGGAGTGAAATTCCTATAGAACTATTCAAGCTTATGTCTAGTTTAGATGATGATGATTTTGGAAAAGATATTGAACTTGATACTACTTTTGTAAATCTTATGAGACTTATAAATGCTAATTATTTACAACTTAACGTTGGTATAAATATAATGGAATGGTTATATCCTAAAGAAAATTTACAAACAAGAGATAAAAGAAACAGATAACTAGCAAAACAAGCTAAATAACTAATAGAATTTCCCAGCAAATCTTATTGATTTCTAATACTTGCTGGGAAGACACTGTTAAGTGTATACCTTAACGTGGATATATCATATTAGGAATAGAAAGAAATGCCTGAAAAAAATCCTATTTTACTTGGTATCCAACCAATAATAAATCCGCCTTTTATAGTGCACTTCTATACTTGCCAGCTAGCTACATTGAGATATATAAGGAACATTTTTCAGAAAGTAGTTTTGTTTTAAATAGAGGTATTATTAGATTTCTACTAAACCCGAAAAATATATAAATATGGACAATCGGTAAGAAAATCTTTGTTACGTATAGTAGCTTTATCTTAAATTAAAAGGTTTAATAGAACTAAGTATTTAACACATTTAGGCCTTTATACTCTATGGCAACATTCAAGCTTATGCAACTACACAAAATTTATAAATAGGCTATAAAATAAGCATATAGATAATAAACAGCTTTACAAATCTTTACACTTACCAACCATTCAAACTGTCTTAGTATCCAACTGTTAATTTATTGTTCCATATTCTGCAAAGCTTGGTAAACAATATCTTGTAGCTTAATACGTATATTTTGCTCAGCCAGCTTGTTATTTTCTTGGGTAGGATAGGTTCTATTAGATAGTATAATATATACAAGATTATACTTTGGATCTACCCAAGCAGCCGTGCCTGTAAAGCCCAAATGCCCATAAGTATCAGCAGAAGCATATAAAGATGTGTTAGACTTATGCTTGCTGTCTAGCTTGGTAGGCAATTCTGGTTTATCCCATCCAAGTCCCCGCCGATTATTTTTAAAAGCGTGGCTAGTAAACTGTTTTATAACTTTCTTTTTTAAATATCTTTTTCCTCCATAATAGCCACCTTGCAAATTCATTTGCAGAATAACAGCCAAATCATGAGCATTGCTAAAGAGCCCAGCGTTTCCTGCTACACCCCCACAGATTGCAGCTTGTGGGTCATGAACAATACCATGAATGGGGGTAGTTCTAAAAAAGTCACACTCTGCTGTAGGCGCTATTTGCTGTAAACTAATTCTTTCTAATGGGTTATAACCAACTAGAGCAGCTCCTAAAGATTGATAGAATTTATTAGCAAGAAAAATCTCCATAGGCTGTTGTAACAATTTCTCTATTAGCCTATGCATAATATGGAAGCTTAAGTCATTATAATGGTAACCATGTGTTTTAGATGGCTTTTTTGTTTTATCTTTTTCTTTTATTGGAGAGTTGATATATAGATCCCACATAAGCTCTTTTAATAAATGAGGGGCATATAGCTCCGTACCTATTCTATTGGGATAGCTTGCCGATGGATAGTTGCTAAACAGTTTCTTGCTTAATTTACTATCTTTTTGAAACAAAATGCTTCTTGTTATACCATAA from Candidatus Amoebophilus asiaticus 5a2 includes the following:
- a CDS encoding F-box-like domain-containing protein; this translates as MKPKPLQKLVARILLISLISQSCSNSSNLPISIKKSTDDNQQVVIEQLVNKQLASKKGHLITFYEEAGQLRVKFKEKVGSFSRIHTLPVYIEQGIEIAPVANSKGSQNLLTHVHLPKNKQPGYVYIGNMGLKGGVGSEDEQEDEEPKQEKRKGKKRVKGEKEYEKKEEDRYQKKIKVRRRGKEEQESAKFKRRRVSPYSSFGEEQTIEQPGKNNLEEYQTLLRSGMEGESEAQFRLGRKAYEAWQKQGTEESAHKAEVWLSKAAAQDHPMAITLLRELADSSSSVEKDIVQSSVSLPIELWQEIFSYLKLEDILPARIVNKDWNELITGYRQTGIVGVENKLKSVVNPTGWVWTIDKRIDFKNNKKLNKLTPERISSFAFYHLIRNIKSLPQAFWPHIKGTKIQSIDLSENEIGAQGAVKLAKYLQDTQVHTVYLSFNGIGAQGAVEFTKNLQGTRVHTVDLSWNRIGAQGVEELIKHLQATKVHTVNLRLNQIGAQGVEELAKNLQGTSVHTVNLSENHIGDQGAEELFRYLQGTRVHTVYLSSNQIGAQGAERLAKQLLGTSVHTIDLSGNHIGDRGAEGFAQHLQRTSVHTVDLSENHIGDRGAIEFAKNLQGTSVHTVYLNHNKIGAQGAIELAKHLQGSSVQKINLSHNQIGAQGAEGLAKHLQGTQVHTINLWANQIGAQGAVEFAKNLQGTNVHTVYLGYNQIGAQGAEGLAKNLQGTSVHTVDLTSNQIGDQGAEGLAKYLQGTQVHTVNLSSNNIGAQGAEELAKSLQGTSVHTVDLRWNDIGADIQRLLVEQYPHIKWSFSPVFF